GAGCGGCGTGGCAACCCCGAGCAGTTCGGCGGCGGAGCGGTCCGCGGGATCGGCTCCGGGATGTGGTGGGCGGCGGTGACGCTGACCACGGTGGGCTACGGCGACAAGGCGCCGAAGACCCTGCCCGGTCGGCTGATCGGGTTGGTGTGGATGTTCGCCGGGCTGTTCATCATCGCCAGTTTCACGGCGTCGGTGACCTCGGCGTTGACCATCAACCAGCTCAAGGCAGGCATCACGGGCCCCGGCGATCTAGTCAACGCACGCGTCGCGACCGTCGAGGGCTCGACCGCGGACGCCTACCTGCGGGCGCGTGGCGTTGGTGCGAGTCTTCACGGCACGGCGGCGGACGCGTTGGCGAGCCTGCGTAGCGGCGAGGTCGACGCGGTGGTCTACGACGCCCCGATACTCCGCTACCAGGTTGCGCAGCAATCGGGTGGCGGGCTCGCGGCGCTGCCGGTAATCTTTGCTCCGCAGGAATACGCGTTCCCACTCCCCAACGAGAGCAAACTCCGCGAGCCAATCAACCGCACCCTGCTCCGCGTTACCGGCCAGCCGGCCTGGCGGCAGTCGCTGGAGAAGTACTTGGGCGAGCGTTTCGACGAGCTGTAATCGTCGCCTGCCCCGCCGCCCCCTCGAGCTCACTCTGGCCGCCTTCCCTCCAGGACCCTCCCTATGTTTCGCAAGCGTCGCCCCCAAATCGGCGCCCGCCCCGGCACCTTGGCGATCCCCAAACGGGCGCCCGAGCCGCGGATCCATATGATCACTTACGATCCGGACAAGCTGCAGGAGGGACCCGTCACCGAGACCGACGACCTGCGTCAGGCCTTCGACGAGTCGGACGTCACGTGGATCGACGTGCAAGGATTCGGCGACCGCTCGCTGATGCACGAGCTCGGTGACATGTTCGAATTGCACCCGCTGCTGCTCGAGGACCTGGTCAACGTGCCACAGCGTCCCAAGGCCGAAGACTACGGTGACCAGCTGCTGCTGGTGGTGCGGATGGTTCGGCTCGACGACGAGGGGGAGCTGGACGCGGAGCAGGTGAGCATCGTGCTGGCGCCGCACTATGTGCTCACCTTCCAGGAGAAACACGGCGACATCCTCGACCCGGTGCGGCGGCGGCTGCGGGGCGGCAAGGGGATCATCCGCCAGCAGCCCGCCAGCTACCTGGCGTACGCCATCGCCGACACCATCATCGACGGCTACTACCCGGTGCTGGACGCGATCGGCGAAGAGATCGATGCGCTCGACGAGGTCGTGATCAGCCAGCCGAGCCCCGAGCTGCTGCGCCGGCTCAACGACATGAAGAACCGCCTGGTGATGCTCCGCCGCTGGCTGTGGGCCCAACGCGAGGCGGTCAACACC
This Posidoniimonas polymericola DNA region includes the following protein-coding sequences:
- the corA gene encoding magnesium/cobalt transporter CorA is translated as MFRKRRPQIGARPGTLAIPKRAPEPRIHMITYDPDKLQEGPVTETDDLRQAFDESDVTWIDVQGFGDRSLMHELGDMFELHPLLLEDLVNVPQRPKAEDYGDQLLLVVRMVRLDDEGELDAEQVSIVLAPHYVLTFQEKHGDILDPVRRRLRGGKGIIRQQPASYLAYAIADTIIDGYYPVLDAIGEEIDALDEVVISQPSPELLRRLNDMKNRLVMLRRWLWAQREAVNTLMRDDSELITDELRVFLRDTYSHCVQTAEVAEMYREMITGLMNTYMSAVANRTNEVMKVLTIMASIFIPLTFLAGIYGMNFEHMPELHMKWAYPAVWFTMIATAGGMLVFFWRKGWLGGGP
- a CDS encoding transporter substrate-binding domain-containing protein, which produces MPSPSLAAVPLRFFPPALLAVLSVALAWPATGYSQQDATEAPASETIVIAARETPPFTMKGPDGQWSGICIDLLREVQADLQGATDNEVSLEFRELGLNELLAAVEQGEVDLGVGAITVNYERERRMDFSHPFHSSGLGIAIGSQEQDDSWLGVARAVLSPTFVKVVAGLFAALLVSAVAVYFFERRGNPEQFGGGAVRGIGSGMWWAAVTLTTVGYGDKAPKTLPGRLIGLVWMFAGLFIIASFTASVTSALTINQLKAGITGPGDLVNARVATVEGSTADAYLRARGVGASLHGTAADALASLRSGEVDAVVYDAPILRYQVAQQSGGGLAALPVIFAPQEYAFPLPNESKLREPINRTLLRVTGQPAWRQSLEKYLGERFDEL